From Spirosoma aerolatum, one genomic window encodes:
- a CDS encoding 5'-nucleotidase C-terminal domain-containing protein, protein MKKYILILTLAILSACKSGYHLTNRTANRIGVDSLAATSDPSLNSFLQPYRQKLDQTMNEVLATSTAPIEKKLPEGPLNDLLTDALLQQASQRYGKPIDCSHLNYGGIRDNLPKGAITTGSVFGVMPFDNQLVVLTLTGDMLRQFLNHFADGHGLVMGGVKITLHDKQVQSVTFTNGRTLQPNEIYTVALSDYIANGGDNTDFLKKAVKREDISYLIRDALIDYVRQRGKTGQPITPTTDGRISIE, encoded by the coding sequence ATGAAAAAATACATTCTTATCCTGACTTTGGCCATCTTGTCGGCCTGTAAGTCGGGTTATCATCTAACAAACCGAACTGCCAACCGAATCGGTGTCGATTCGCTGGCGGCAACATCTGACCCAAGTCTCAACAGCTTTCTCCAGCCGTATCGGCAGAAGCTCGACCAAACGATGAACGAGGTCCTGGCTACCTCAACAGCACCCATCGAAAAAAAATTACCAGAGGGCCCTCTTAATGATCTGCTTACAGATGCACTACTTCAGCAGGCGTCCCAACGCTACGGAAAACCGATCGATTGCTCTCACCTCAACTATGGTGGAATCCGGGATAATTTACCCAAAGGAGCTATTACCACTGGGTCTGTTTTTGGGGTTATGCCGTTTGATAATCAATTGGTTGTGCTCACGCTTACGGGCGATATGCTCAGGCAGTTTCTGAATCATTTTGCCGATGGGCATGGACTGGTTATGGGGGGCGTCAAGATAACCCTGCATGATAAGCAGGTACAGTCGGTTACGTTTACCAACGGCCGTACCCTTCAGCCGAATGAAATCTATACGGTTGCGCTGAGTGATTACATTGCCAATGGGGGTGACAATACCGATTTTCTAAAAAAAGCCGTCAAACGCGAAGATATAAGTTATTTAATCCGGGATGCGCTCATCGACTATGTTCGTCAGCGGGGCAAAACCGGGCAACCTATAACCCCCACTACGGATGGACGCATTAGCATCGAATAG
- a CDS encoding helix-turn-helix domain-containing protein, translating to MLKVIKNEAEYEAALERVYELMQMDLVEDSPESDELDVLALFVEDYENKHYPVSAPTPVKAILFRLEQLGKDKSETDYMI from the coding sequence ATGTTAAAAGTGATTAAAAACGAAGCAGAATATGAAGCCGCTTTAGAGCGGGTATATGAGCTAATGCAGATGGATCTGGTGGAGGATTCGCCTGAATCGGACGAATTGGATGTCCTTGCCCTATTTGTGGAAGATTATGAAAATAAACACTACCCTGTATCCGCACCAACTCCTGTAAAGGCTATTCTATTTCGACTGGAACAACTAGGTAAAGATAAAAGCGAGACTGATTACATGATTTGA
- a CDS encoding cyanophycinase, with the protein MKKHFVYLFFFLLISHLSRAQTSSTSPTIGPEQGSLMIVGGGAMGPELWNKFVELAGGPDKADIIIIPTAGEDSAASSAPREKEKLTSLGVKTITILHTRDPKVANQESFVAPIRKATGIWFVGGRHWRLADSYLNTLAHKEFNALLSRGGIIGGTSAGATIQGSFMVRGDTKGNSIMVGDHTQGLDFIHNVTIDQHVMRRNRQFDLIDVIKARPELLGIGIDEGTAILVQKNTFEVMGASYVGIYEAGQITSSAKYPSGMNSTGGPFYYLSKGQKFDLKTRKVIPTQPNRTNEPAK; encoded by the coding sequence ATGAAAAAGCACTTCGTCTACCTCTTTTTTTTCCTGCTGATAAGCCACCTAAGTCGGGCGCAGACGTCCTCCACGTCGCCAACTATTGGCCCTGAGCAGGGTTCACTGATGATCGTTGGTGGGGGCGCTATGGGTCCTGAACTCTGGAACAAATTTGTTGAACTGGCGGGTGGCCCCGACAAAGCCGATATTATCATTATCCCGACAGCCGGGGAAGATTCAGCCGCCAGCAGCGCCCCCCGCGAGAAAGAGAAACTGACGAGCCTGGGCGTAAAAACCATTACCATCCTGCATACCCGCGATCCGAAAGTAGCGAATCAGGAATCGTTTGTGGCCCCGATTCGAAAAGCCACCGGCATCTGGTTCGTAGGCGGTCGGCACTGGCGGCTGGCCGATTCGTACCTGAACACCCTGGCTCATAAAGAATTCAACGCACTGCTCAGTCGGGGCGGTATTATTGGTGGCACGTCGGCTGGAGCCACTATTCAGGGATCATTTATGGTTCGGGGCGATACCAAAGGCAATTCGATCATGGTTGGCGATCATACCCAGGGGCTGGACTTTATTCATAACGTTACCATCGACCAGCATGTCATGCGCCGGAATCGTCAGTTCGACCTGATTGATGTCATCAAAGCCCGGCCTGAACTACTGGGCATCGGTATCGACGAGGGGACGGCTATTCTCGTCCAGAAAAATACGTTTGAAGTCATGGGAGCTTCGTATGTAGGTATTTACGAAGCGGGTCAGATTACCAGCAGTGCCAAATATCCATCGGGCATGAACAGTACCGGCGGCCCCTTTTACTACCTGAGCAAAGGCCAGAAGTTTGATCTCAAAACGCGCAAAGTTATTCCTACGCAACCCAACCGTACCAACGAACCCGCGAAATAA
- a CDS encoding bifunctional metallophosphatase/5'-nucleotidase, protein MDALASNRRQFLKLLGTAAVVGSVAPEVLANTNTRKDTSLTILHTNDVHSRLDPFPMDGSRNAGKGGVARRATLIQKIRQEQSNVLLFDAGDIFQGTPYFNLYKGEPEILAMNKLGYDAGTIGNHDFDGGIDNMVTQFGKASFPLLIANYDFKNTVMDGKTMPFKLFDKDGIRIGVFGLGIQPAGLIPKDAYKEMKYLDPVDIGNDMAAQLRNDKKCDYVICLSHLGFKYNDATVSDNVLAAKSRNIDLIIGGHTHTFLDAPVAVTNLSGQPVWINQVGFAGINLGRIDLTFERGKAVSNSGTAVEVK, encoded by the coding sequence ATGGACGCATTAGCATCGAATAGACGCCAGTTTCTGAAACTGCTGGGAACTGCCGCTGTTGTTGGTTCGGTAGCGCCTGAGGTGCTGGCCAATACCAATACTCGTAAAGACACGTCGCTAACGATTCTGCATACCAACGATGTGCATAGTCGGCTGGACCCGTTTCCGATGGATGGGAGCCGCAATGCCGGAAAAGGTGGTGTGGCGCGTCGGGCTACACTGATTCAGAAAATTCGCCAGGAGCAAAGCAATGTGCTGCTCTTCGATGCGGGGGATATTTTTCAGGGAACGCCTTACTTTAACCTGTACAAAGGAGAGCCTGAAATTTTGGCTATGAACAAACTGGGGTATGATGCCGGAACCATTGGTAATCATGATTTCGACGGAGGTATCGACAATATGGTGACACAGTTTGGTAAAGCGAGCTTTCCCCTGCTGATTGCCAATTACGATTTCAAAAACACGGTCATGGATGGTAAAACCATGCCGTTTAAACTATTCGACAAAGACGGGATTCGGATAGGTGTTTTCGGTTTGGGTATTCAACCCGCCGGACTGATCCCGAAAGATGCTTACAAAGAAATGAAATACCTCGACCCAGTCGATATCGGTAACGACATGGCCGCGCAACTTCGGAACGACAAAAAATGCGACTATGTGATTTGCCTGTCGCACCTTGGTTTCAAATACAACGATGCCACTGTGTCGGACAACGTACTGGCTGCCAAAAGCCGGAATATCGATCTGATCATTGGCGGGCATACGCATACTTTTCTGGATGCGCCCGTAGCCGTTACTAACTTAAGTGGTCAGCCCGTCTGGATTAACCAGGTTGGTTTTGCAGGTATTAATCTGGGTCGTATCGACCTTACCTTTGAGCGAGGAAAAGCAGTTTCTAATAGCGGAACCGCCGTTGAAGTAAAGTAA
- the purQ gene encoding phosphoribosylformylglycinamidine synthase subunit PurQ yields MKFGVVVFPGSNCDQDAVDVLKLMDQEVIKLWHKDHDLQGCDFIILPGGFSYGDYLRTGAVARFSPIMNEVIAHANRGGYLMGICNGFQILAEARLVPGVLLQNSSQKYVCKNIYLKPESKDALLTAGLDKAAYKIPIAHGDGRYFADADTLKALNDNDQVLFRYCDESGVVTESANPNGSLENIAGVSNKAKNVFGMMPHPERAADSVLGNTDGRLILEQLLKTVLV; encoded by the coding sequence ATGAAATTCGGTGTTGTTGTATTCCCCGGCTCGAACTGTGATCAGGATGCTGTCGATGTTTTGAAATTGATGGACCAGGAGGTTATCAAACTCTGGCATAAAGACCATGACCTGCAAGGTTGTGATTTTATCATCCTGCCGGGTGGTTTCTCCTACGGTGATTACCTGCGTACAGGGGCCGTTGCTCGCTTTTCGCCCATCATGAACGAAGTGATTGCCCATGCCAATCGGGGTGGTTATCTGATGGGTATTTGTAACGGGTTTCAGATTTTGGCCGAAGCGCGTCTGGTGCCGGGTGTATTGCTTCAGAACAGCAGCCAGAAGTATGTTTGTAAGAACATTTATCTCAAGCCTGAATCGAAGGATGCACTGCTGACGGCTGGGCTGGATAAGGCGGCCTACAAAATTCCCATTGCGCATGGCGATGGTCGTTATTTTGCCGATGCCGATACGTTGAAGGCGCTTAATGATAACGACCAGGTTCTGTTCCGCTACTGCGACGAATCGGGTGTTGTTACCGAATCGGCTAACCCCAACGGTAGCTTAGAAAATATCGCCGGAGTGAGTAACAAGGCTAAAAATGTGTTCGGTATGATGCCCCACCCCGAACGGGCCGCCGACTCCGTTCTTGGCAATACCGATGGACGGCTCATTCTGGAGCAACTCCTGAAAACGGTGTTGGTATAA